A genomic segment from Streptomyces antibioticus encodes:
- a CDS encoding polysialyltransferase family glycosyltransferase produces MTRTTRTTQIFCASTLYGAATLAAALDCGLFPAADRRLLLVCNNATTPETTPAVDEMPGFAPLRDRFDAVLSWNDAISPFHPGAWSPRPDDVPLLERYLRLLWGLGEDRVEIVLESIQVNPAQAIAQAFPGAPVEVYADGLMSYGPTRNKLDPLLGTRVRRLLHLDLVPGLVPLLLTEFAVPALTVPASAFLKVLGQIGEDTAELPPLPERAALLLGQYLSALDILSAAEEEDLHVRMLRGAVARGHRRIVFKPHPTAPARHGRLLEAEAERLGVELTVLETPVLAEVLFEKARPALVVGCFSTALFTASAFYGLPVARIGTEPLLERLSPFQNSNRVPVVLADALLPDLEEREEPVEAGTLTGLVSAVGFVMQPQILSGLRPVAEEYLRTRLGPRTRRYFKRKRLTSLGLPGGIPERLAFLPHNSTARRVVRRAKALRKAIRR; encoded by the coding sequence ATGACCCGTACGACGCGCACCACTCAGATCTTCTGCGCCTCCACCCTCTACGGCGCCGCCACCCTCGCCGCCGCCCTGGACTGCGGGCTGTTCCCGGCGGCGGACCGCCGGCTGCTGCTGGTCTGCAACAACGCGACCACCCCGGAGACCACCCCGGCCGTGGACGAGATGCCGGGCTTCGCGCCGCTGCGGGACCGCTTCGACGCGGTGCTGTCGTGGAACGACGCGATCAGCCCCTTCCACCCGGGCGCCTGGTCGCCCCGCCCCGACGACGTGCCGCTCCTGGAGCGCTATCTGCGGCTGCTGTGGGGTCTGGGCGAGGACCGGGTGGAGATCGTCCTGGAGTCGATCCAGGTCAACCCGGCCCAGGCGATCGCCCAGGCGTTCCCGGGCGCGCCGGTCGAGGTGTACGCGGACGGCCTGATGAGCTACGGCCCGACCCGCAACAAGCTCGACCCGCTGCTCGGCACCCGGGTGCGGCGGCTGCTGCACCTGGATCTGGTGCCGGGTCTGGTGCCGCTGCTGCTGACCGAGTTCGCGGTGCCGGCGCTGACCGTGCCGGCGAGCGCGTTCCTCAAGGTGCTCGGGCAGATCGGCGAGGACACGGCGGAGCTGCCGCCGCTGCCCGAGCGCGCGGCGCTGCTGCTCGGCCAGTATCTGTCGGCGCTGGACATCCTCTCCGCGGCCGAGGAGGAGGACCTGCACGTACGGATGCTGCGCGGGGCGGTGGCCCGCGGTCACCGCCGGATCGTCTTCAAACCGCACCCGACCGCCCCGGCCCGCCACGGCCGCCTTCTGGAGGCGGAGGCGGAGCGGCTCGGCGTCGAACTGACCGTGCTGGAGACCCCGGTGCTGGCCGAGGTGCTGTTCGAGAAGGCGCGGCCCGCGCTGGTCGTCGGCTGTTTCTCCACCGCCCTGTTCACGGCGTCCGCGTTCTACGGGCTGCCGGTCGCCCGGATCGGCACCGAGCCGCTGCTGGAGCGGCTGAGCCCGTTCCAGAACAGCAACCGGGTGCCGGTCGTCCTCGCGGACGCGCTGCTGCCCGACCTGGAGGAGCGGGAGGAGCCGGTCGAGGCCGGCACCCTGACCGGGCTGGTGTCCGCCGTCGGATTCGTGATGCAGCCACAGATCCTTTCCGGGCTGCGTCCGGTGGCCGAGGAATATCTGCGGACCCGTCTCGGGCCGCGCACCCGGCGGTACTTCAAACGCAAGCGGCTGACCTCGCTGGGACTGCCGGGCGGAATTCCGGAACGGCTGGCTTTCCTTCCGCACAACTCGACGGCACGGCGGGTGGTACGACGGGCGAAGGCGCTGCGCAAAGCGATCCGCCGATAA